A single genomic interval of Mycobacterium sp. DL592 harbors:
- the nucS gene encoding endonuclease NucS, whose amino-acid sequence MRLVIAQCTVDYIGRLTAHLPSARRLLLVKADGSVSVHADDRAYKPLNWMSPPCWLTEADDGPQPVWVVENKAGEQLRITLEAIEHDSSHELGIDPGLVKDGVEAHLQELLAEHIELLGDGYTLVRREYMTAIGPVDILARDEQGRSVAVEIKRRGEIDGVEQLTRYLELLNRDSLLAPVSGVFAAQQIKPQARTLATDRGIRCLALDYDKMRGMDSDEFRLF is encoded by the coding sequence GTGCGCCTCGTGATCGCCCAGTGCACTGTCGACTACATCGGCCGGCTCACCGCCCATCTGCCTTCCGCGCGGCGCCTGCTGCTCGTCAAGGCCGACGGCTCGGTCAGCGTCCATGCCGACGACCGTGCCTACAAGCCGTTGAACTGGATGAGCCCGCCCTGCTGGCTGACCGAGGCCGACGACGGTCCGCAGCCCGTCTGGGTGGTGGAGAACAAGGCGGGCGAACAGCTGCGCATCACGCTGGAGGCCATCGAGCACGATTCCAGCCACGAGCTGGGCATCGATCCGGGGTTGGTCAAGGACGGGGTCGAAGCCCACCTGCAGGAGCTGCTCGCCGAACACATCGAGCTGCTCGGCGACGGCTACACCCTGGTGCGCCGCGAGTACATGACGGCCATCGGTCCGGTGGACATCCTGGCGCGTGACGAACAGGGCCGCTCGGTGGCCGTCGAGATCAAACGCCGCGGCGAGATCGACGGCGTCGAGCAGCTGACGCGCTACCTCGAGCTGCTCAACCGCGACAGCCTGCTGGCCCCGGTCAGCGGAGTGTTTGCCGCCCAGCAGATAAAACCGCAAGCGCGCACCTTGGCAACTGATCGTGGAATCCGCTGCCTGGCACTGGATTACGACAAGATGCGCGGTATGGACAGCGACGAGTTCCGGCTGTTCTGA
- a CDS encoding acetyl-CoA C-acetyltransferase, giving the protein MTTSVIVAGARTPIGKLSGSLKGFSGSDLGAIAIKGALEKAGVPASLVEYVIMGQVLTAGAGQMPARQSAVAAGIGWDVPALTINKMCLSGIDSIALADQLIRAGEFDVVVAGGQESMTRAPHLLMNSREGYKYGDVTMLDHLAYDGLHDVFTDQPMGALTEQRNDVDKFTRLEQDEFAASSHQKAAAAWKDGVFADEVVPVSIPQRKGDPVEFTEDEGIRANTTAESLSGLKPSFRKDGTITAGSASQISDGGCAVVVMKKTKAQELGLSWLCEIGAHGVVAGPDSTLQSQPANAIKKAAAREGITVDQFDVLEINEAFAAVSLASTRELGVDPAKVNRNGGAIALGHPIGMSGARITLHAALELSRRGSGYAVAALCGAGGQGDALILRAG; this is encoded by the coding sequence ATGACGACGTCTGTGATCGTTGCTGGAGCACGTACACCGATTGGCAAGCTGTCGGGGTCGCTCAAGGGCTTCTCGGGCAGCGATCTTGGCGCGATCGCCATCAAGGGCGCTCTGGAGAAGGCCGGGGTCCCGGCCTCGCTGGTCGAGTACGTGATCATGGGCCAGGTGCTCACCGCCGGCGCCGGCCAGATGCCCGCCCGCCAGTCGGCGGTGGCCGCCGGCATCGGCTGGGATGTGCCCGCGCTGACCATCAACAAGATGTGCCTGTCCGGCATCGATTCCATCGCACTGGCCGATCAGCTGATCCGCGCCGGGGAGTTCGACGTGGTGGTGGCCGGCGGCCAGGAGTCCATGACCAGGGCACCGCACCTGCTGATGAACAGCCGCGAGGGCTACAAGTACGGCGACGTCACCATGCTCGACCACCTGGCCTACGACGGCCTGCACGACGTGTTCACCGACCAGCCGATGGGCGCGCTCACCGAGCAGCGCAACGACGTCGACAAGTTCACCCGCCTCGAGCAGGACGAGTTTGCCGCGAGCTCACACCAGAAGGCGGCGGCGGCCTGGAAAGACGGGGTGTTCGCCGACGAGGTGGTCCCGGTGTCGATCCCGCAGCGCAAGGGTGACCCCGTCGAGTTCACCGAGGACGAGGGCATCCGCGCCAACACCACCGCCGAGTCGCTGTCCGGGCTCAAGCCGTCGTTCCGCAAGGACGGCACGATCACCGCCGGATCGGCCTCCCAAATCTCCGACGGCGGTTGCGCTGTCGTGGTGATGAAGAAGACCAAAGCGCAGGAGCTGGGTCTGAGCTGGTTGTGCGAGATCGGTGCCCACGGCGTCGTCGCCGGCCCCGATTCCACCCTGCAGTCCCAGCCCGCCAACGCCATCAAGAAGGCCGCGGCCCGCGAAGGCATCACCGTCGACCAGTTTGACGTCCTCGAGATCAACGAGGCGTTCGCCGCGGTCTCGCTGGCCTCGACCCGCGAGCTGGGCGTCGACCCGGCCAAGGTCAACCGCAACGGCGGGGCGATCGCGCTGGGCCACCCGATCGGCATGTCAGGTGCGCGCATCACGCTGCACGCCGCCCTGGAGCTGTCCCGACGGGGTTCGGGGTACGCGGTGGCGGCGTTGTGCGGTGCCGGCGGCCAGGGCGACGCGCTGATCCTGCGCGCGGGCTGA
- the mce gene encoding methylmalonyl-CoA epimerase produces the protein MTAEQVDARPVLAGALVTAVDHIGIAVPDLDAAIQWYHEHLGMILVHEEINEDQGIREAMLSLRGAGTECAQIQLMAPLDETSTIAKFIDKRGPGIQQMAYRVSDVDAISEQLRSQGVRLIYDAPRRGTANSRINFIHPKDAGGVLVELVEKAAEH, from the coding sequence ATGACCGCTGAGCAAGTTGATGCCCGTCCAGTGCTGGCCGGCGCACTCGTCACGGCCGTTGACCACATCGGCATCGCAGTGCCGGATCTCGACGCTGCGATCCAGTGGTACCACGAGCATCTCGGCATGATCCTCGTTCACGAGGAGATCAACGAAGACCAGGGCATCCGCGAGGCCATGCTGTCGCTGCGCGGCGCGGGCACCGAGTGCGCCCAGATCCAGCTGATGGCTCCGCTGGACGAGACCTCGACCATCGCCAAGTTCATCGACAAGCGCGGTCCGGGTATCCAGCAGATGGCCTACCGCGTCAGCGATGTCGACGCCATCTCCGAGCAGCTGCGCAGCCAGGGTGTCCGGCTGATCTACGACGCGCCCCGGCGTGGCACCGCGAACTCGCGGATCAACTTCATCCACCCCAAGGACGCCGGTGGCGTGCTGGTGGAACTCGTGGAGAAGGCCGCCGAGCACTAA
- a CDS encoding adenylate/guanylate cyclase domain-containing protein produces the protein MSARPSVAQRLGRVLERVTRQSGRLANTPAYGSLLLGKVTESAPKRRVRIQTLLTVFMLTVNIIGVAVATLLVTVAFPVPSVFTDAPAWLTFGVAPAYGAAALAFGSWWITTRTVNDLRWAIEGRPPTRADQRNVFFTPWRIAMAQLLLWAVGTTAFTILYGMLDTDFIPRLAFGVGVVGVVVATSAYLFTEFALRPVAAQALAAGPPPHRLAPGIMGRTMTVWMLSSGLPVIGIGLVALFSLLLQNLTKTQLEVGILISAVATLVFGFLLTWILAWLTATPVRVVRSALKRVEDGDLDASLVVFDGTELGELQRGFNSMVHGLRERERVRDLFGRHVGREVAAAAELQRPTLGGEERHVAVLFVDIVGSTQLVNTLPPRDVVALLNRFFAVIVEEVDRHRGMVNKFEGDATLAIFGAPVTLDNPEDDALAAARAIVARLEHEVPECAAGIGVAAGQVVAGNVGANERFEYTVIGEPVNEAARLSELAKSRPHGVLASAVTVEAAGDHERRCWESAESVTLRGYDQPTRLATLARLD, from the coding sequence ATGAGTGCCAGGCCGAGCGTCGCGCAGCGGTTGGGCCGCGTCCTGGAGCGGGTCACCCGGCAGAGCGGACGGCTGGCCAACACCCCGGCTTACGGGTCGTTGCTACTGGGCAAGGTCACCGAGAGTGCCCCCAAGCGACGAGTGCGGATCCAGACCCTGCTCACCGTGTTCATGCTGACCGTCAACATCATCGGGGTCGCGGTGGCCACCCTGCTGGTGACGGTGGCCTTCCCGGTGCCCAGCGTGTTCACGGACGCGCCCGCCTGGCTCACGTTCGGGGTGGCCCCCGCCTACGGCGCGGCGGCGCTGGCGTTCGGCAGCTGGTGGATCACCACCCGCACCGTCAACGATCTGCGCTGGGCGATAGAAGGCCGGCCCCCGACCCGCGCCGACCAGCGCAACGTGTTCTTCACCCCGTGGCGCATCGCGATGGCCCAACTGCTGCTCTGGGCGGTGGGCACCACGGCGTTCACCATCCTCTACGGCATGCTCGACACCGACTTCATCCCCCGCCTGGCGTTCGGGGTCGGAGTGGTCGGGGTGGTCGTGGCCACCAGCGCGTACCTGTTCACCGAGTTCGCGCTTCGGCCGGTAGCCGCGCAGGCGCTCGCCGCGGGCCCACCGCCACATCGGCTGGCGCCGGGAATCATGGGCCGCACCATGACGGTGTGGATGTTGAGTTCCGGGCTGCCGGTGATCGGCATCGGTCTGGTGGCGCTGTTCTCGCTGCTGCTGCAGAACCTCACCAAGACTCAGCTGGAAGTCGGAATTCTGATCTCCGCGGTGGCCACGCTGGTCTTCGGCTTCCTGCTGACCTGGATTCTGGCCTGGCTCACCGCCACTCCCGTACGGGTGGTGCGCTCGGCGCTCAAGCGGGTCGAAGACGGCGACCTGGATGCCAGCCTGGTGGTGTTCGACGGCACCGAACTCGGCGAGCTACAGCGCGGCTTCAACTCGATGGTGCACGGGCTGCGCGAGCGCGAGCGGGTGCGTGACCTGTTCGGCCGCCACGTCGGACGGGAAGTCGCCGCCGCGGCCGAGCTGCAGCGCCCGACCCTCGGCGGCGAAGAGCGCCATGTCGCAGTCCTTTTCGTCGATATCGTCGGCTCCACGCAGCTGGTGAACACGCTGCCACCCCGGGATGTCGTCGCACTTCTCAACCGGTTCTTCGCAGTGATCGTCGAAGAGGTCGACCGCCATCGCGGAATGGTCAACAAGTTCGAGGGCGACGCGACGCTGGCGATCTTCGGTGCACCCGTCACCCTCGACAATCCCGAAGACGATGCGCTGGCCGCGGCCAGGGCGATCGTCGCCCGACTGGAGCACGAGGTCCCCGAGTGCGCCGCCGGTATCGGTGTCGCGGCCGGCCAGGTGGTCGCCGGCAATGTCGGGGCCAACGAACGTTTCGAGTACACGGTGATCGGCGAGCCCGTCAACGAGGCCGCCCGGCTGTCAGAGCTGGCCAAGTCCCGCCCGCACGGGGTGCTCGCCTCGGCAGTCACCGTCGAGGCGGCCGGTGACCACGAGCGCCGGTGCTGGGAGTCGGCCGAGTCGGTAACGCTGCGCGGTTACGACCAGCCCACCCGGTTGGCCACCCTGGCCCGGCTGGACTAG